From the Ascaphus truei isolate aAscTru1 chromosome 15, aAscTru1.hap1, whole genome shotgun sequence genome, one window contains:
- the LOC142466877 gene encoding uncharacterized protein LOC142466877 — MTENASFNKSRQLINNVTASHSKRYILAAATGKDLGESGKSLSWLSDQNLQKRTQTRERQHVCGACGKGFGDLSSLDTHMRTHKGEKPHVCEKCGKGFSQFSHLDTHKRTHTRENPHVCGECEKRFSVLSSLNIHKRTHTGERPHVCGECGKGFSILSSLNIHKRTHTGERPHVCGECGKGFSGLSNVNTHNRTHTGERPHVCGECGKRFSQLSNLKTHMRTHTGERPHVCGECGKRFSNLSSLNTHMRGHTGERPHVCGECGKGFSDLSSMNTHMRTHTGERPHVCGECGKGFSVLSSLNTHQRTHTGERPHVCGECGKAFNDLSSLNTHKRTHTGERPHVCGECGKGFSDLSSLDAHKRTHTGERPHVCGECGKGFSQSSNLNTHKRTHTGERPHVCGECGKGFSRLSTLNIHKRTHTGERPHVCLECGKGFSQLSSLDIHKRTHTGERPHVCGECGKGFSRLSILDTHKRTHTGERPHVCGECGKGFSQLSSLNIHKRTHTGERPHVCGECGKGFSVSSHLNIHRRTHTGERPHVCLECGKGYSRLSSLNTHKRTHTGERPISKARHD; from the coding sequence atgacagaaaatgcatctttcaacaagtcaaggcaattaataaacaatgtaactgcttcccattccaaaagatatatattagcagctgccacaggaaaagatcttggagaaagtgggaagagtctgtcttggttatcagaccagaacctACAGAAGAGGACACAGACCAGGGAGAGACAGCATGTATGTGGGgcatgtgggaagggatttggtGACTTATCCAGTCTggacacacacatgaggacacacaaaGGGGAGAAACCTCATGTATGTGagaaatgtgggaagggatttagtcagttttCCCActtggacacacacaagaggacacacacaaggGAGAatccacatgtatgtggggaatgtgagaagagatttagtgtgttatccagcctgaacatacacaagaggacacacacaggggagagaccgcatgtatgtggggaatgtgggaagggatttagtatattatccagcctgaacatacacaagaggacacacacaggagagagaccgcatgtatgtggggaatgtgggaagggatttagtggtTTATCCaatgtaaatacacacaataggacacacacaggggagagaccgcatgtatgtggggaatgtggcaaacgatttagtcagttatccaacctgaaaacacacatgaggacacacacaggggagagaccgcatgtatgtggggaatgtgggaagagattTAGTAACTTATctagcctgaacacacacatgaggggacacacaggggagagaccgcatgtatgtggggaatgtggtaaGGGATTTAGTGACCTATCAAGcatgaacacacacatgaggacacacacaggggagagaccacatgtatgtggggagtgtgggaagggatttagtgtgttatccagcctgaacacacaccagaggacacacacaggggagagaccgcatgtatgtggggaatgtgggaaggcatTTAAtgatttatccagcctgaacacacacaagaggacacacacaggggagagaccacatgtatgtggggaatgtgggaagggatttagtgatttatccagcctggacgcacacaagaggacacacacaggggagagaccgcatgtatgtggggaatgtgggaagggatttagtcagtcatccaacctgaacacacacaagaggacacacacaggggaaagaccgcatgtatgtggggaatgtgggaagggatttagtcggttatccaccCTGAatatacacaagaggacacacacaggggagagaccacatgtatgtttggaatgtgggaagggatttagtcagttatccagcctggacatacacaagaggacacacacaggggagagaccgcatgtatgtggagaatgtgggaagggattcagTCGGTTATCAatcctggacacacacaagaggacacacacaggggagagaccgcatgtatgtggggaatgtggaaagggatttagtcagttatccagcctgaacatacacaagaggacacacacaggggagagaccgcatgtatgtggggaatgtgggaagggatttagtgtgtcatcccacctgaacatacacaggagaacacacacaggcgagagaccgcatgtatgtttagaatgtgggaagggatatagtcggttatccagcctgaacacacacaagaggacacacacaggggagagacctatctctaaagccaggcatgATTAG